DNA sequence from the Candidatus Fluviicola riflensis genome:
ATTCTCCGGCAGTTGTCCGGTGATCTTTTCTGAGCCGCCCTTCAATTTCAAAGCCACATTTCTCGACAAGCCTGCGTGCCGGAATATTCGATTCATGTGTGCGAAGGAAGATTTTCTCAAATCCAAGCTCATTGAATAAATGATCAATAATGAGTGTCATGGCTTGTTTCAGAATCCCTTTTCCAGCATATTGTTCATCGACGAAAAAGCCCAGTTCTCCTTTCGGAATGTCCCAGTCAATATTCTTCACATGAATATAACCGATAATCTTTCCTGAATTATTGTCTATAACCACATAAGGATAGTTTTCCCTTTTATCGACTTTATAAAGCAGTTCTTCCACAAACGTAGTGAGTGTTTCAATACTTCGTGCATTGGCAACCGTAACCGGAAAGAATGCTTCCAGTCGTGCTTTGTTGGCAGTTACTACTGAAAAATAACCGGCAACATCTGTGTGCTGTATAAGACGAACGGTATAATTATCGAAGGTCATCCCGAAAATTATGTGGTTGATTTTGCTTTTACAACCACGTTTTCCATCACAATTTGTTTGCCATTCAGGTCAAATGGTGGTTCGGTGTTTTCTACTGTGGAAAGCACTTCAAAACCGTTTTCTGTCAATAAATCGACAGCATCTTCTTTTGAAAAGAGGTTAAAACCAAACTTCGTAAAAGGAATGTTTTCCATCAACCGTTTGGGCCGAATGCCAAGGATCAGGATACCATCAGGTTTCAAAACCCGTTTGAATTCCGCCAAAACTGCTCGTCGATCTTCCCAAAAGTAAAGTGTGTTGACAGTAAAGATCTTGGTAAATGTCTGATCACCAAATGGTAGTGAAGTTCCGTCGGTCAGTATGAATTCGGCTTGTTGTTTATCGATCCATTCCCGGTTGTTCTTGCGCGACTCACTGACCATCAATTCAGAGAAATCACAGCCACTGTAAGAAATTGTTGGGTCTTTGGAAACGATTTCTGAAACAAAATGGCCGTTTCCCATCCCGATTTCCAGGATGCGGTCGCCCGCTTCGGCATTGAGCACTTTCAACGTATCCAAAATGATGGTTTTGTTGCCTTCGCTCATCCATTCGCCGGTTTTGATGCCGTTGTCGCCTTTTGGTTGCCGCAGTTGGGATGCCATTTCCCGGGATTGTTGTTCGTCCATGTGAGATGTTTAATGGTTAAAGATAATGTTGATCGACGAAATTAACCACATAGGACACATAGATCACATAGAAAGGGTTAGTAAGTTTTAAGTTTCCTATTGTATCCTATGTGGTTAAAACTACTTCGCGAATCAGATTTCGTGGTATTTTTACGCCCAAATACAAGCTTCTCATGGAACCTCTCAAAGAACTCTTCAACCGCGCTTTTTACGAGCAATTTGCCGATGCTTTCACGGAAGTTCACTCAGGTTTTAACCGCGATCAGTTTGTAAAAGACGTCACGAAGCACTTTGAGCCGCTTTCGCTGAACGAACGCATGCGCAATACATCGGTTGTGTTGCAGAAACATTTACCGGCCGATTATGAAAAAGCACTGGAAATTATGTACGCAACCATTCCAACGTTGAGAAGCGGCTATACCACGCTGGTTTTTCCTGATTTTGTAAGTCAATTCGGCTTGCAGCACCGGCAATTATCACTGGAAGCGTTGAAATATTTCACCAAATTTGGTTCGTCGGAATTCGCGATTCGTGTGTTCCTGAAAAACGATTTTGAGAGCACATTAGCCAAGATGATTGATTGGGCAGGCGATGAAAATCACCATGTGCGGCGGTTGGCGACAGAAGGTTCACGTCCGCGATTGCCATGGTCGTTTAAACTGCCACAGGTAATTGAAAATCCGCGGGTGACTCAACCGATCCTGGAGCAATTGAAATCAGATCCCGAATTGTATGTACGCAAATCGGTGGCCAATCACTTAAACGATTTCTCGAAAGACAATCCCGAATATATGATTGACTTGGTAAGTTCATGGGATCGTTCGCATCCGCACACAGCCTGGATCGTGAAGCACGGAACACGCACCTTGATCAAAAAAGGAAATGCCGCTTCCATGGCCGTTTTTGGGTTCGAGAAAGAAGTGAAACTGCGCGTGGAAAATTTCCATTTGGTTTCCGCTGACCTGAAATTAGGCGAAGTACTCGATTTTTCCTTCGACCTCATCTCTGAAAAACAAACATCCCAAAAACTGGTCGTCGATTACATCATTCACTACCGTAAAAGCGCCGGAGATTTGTCACCGAAAGTCTTTAAACTGAAAGAATTAACTCTGGAACCGAACCAGCGAATCACTCTTTCCAAAAAACAACGAATTCAGGATTTTACTACCCGCAAGCACTACGCAGGCGAGCATTTACTGGAAATCCAGGTAAACGGGAAAGTGATGGCTATGCTATTATTTCAGTTGGCTGTTTGATGTATAGAGGTTAAGTTGTTGCCACAGATGGCTCAGATTTTCACAGATACAATCTGTGTAATCTGTAGACTATTCGCTGGCGAATAGTTCATGATCTGTGAAAATCTGAGCCATCTGTGGCAAAAGTTGAATTGGTTTTTCTTTCCAGTGGAGAAAAACAGAATCAAGATTATTTCAGTTTAAAATCCACATGATAATGATCATCATGCAGCGCATTAATCAGCGGTGTAAGATTCGTTGTAATATAAACCCCGGATTGCTGCAGTTTTTTCCCTGATTCGGTGGCGAATAATTCATCCCGCAATTCCATTTTCCAAATCACTTTTTCAATTGTCAAACCATTGGTTCTAGCCGATTCGATCAGCGTGAGCAAGTGTTGCGCCATCAGTTCAAAATCGATACTCACAGTTGGATCGTCTTCGTAACGGCCATTGGCATCAAAATTCATCAGGTAGTGCTGAGCACCTGCGAAATCGAGATCGGTATACGGTTGTCCGTTTTTGAGTAAAGGTGTCATGAAATCGATGCTCAATCCGTTTTGGTGCGTTCGATGCGGTGCTATTTTTCCACCGTGTTCATTCGAACATTCCATGATTCCGAAAAGCCTGTTTGGAGCGGTTTTCTCTAATTTTTCATAGGTGTCCAATACGCACGATTTTACGTTCGAATGCACAAAACAACGACTGGCCAGGTAACTATTCGTGTCGAAATAATGGTAGTTTTTTCCTGAAAACGGAAAAAGTTGTCCATGTTCCAGTGACCCATTACTCACTGTTCCTTTGGAAATGCTTTTTACAGAATCGTTGAACTCTTTGTAGTGTTTTTCGACAATTGAAAGTGAGTCTTCCGGTTCAGTAACATCCGTTTGTGTTTGACTGATAGAAATTGCAGGTTCAGAGCAAGCCGTTACTAATAAAAGGAAAACCAGGGGAAAAGTGTGTTTCATGAAGAAAGTTGAATTGTTGTTGTTGCAAGCCGGTTGTTCAATCATCATGCCAGTTATTCTTGGTGATAACTTGGTTCATATCTCTTTTTGTTCGAATCGCGTAGAATAAAACTTCCTGCTAATTTTACCGCGGAGCGGGATAAGCACACAAGAACCTGTCTCCGGAACAGAATGAATGGACTGATGGATCAATTTTGGCAAGAGTTTCTGGACTTGGTAAAAGAGTTCAAATTTCCATTGGAAAATCCTATTCTGACCTTTTCGATCCTGTTACTCATTATTTTAGTTTCACCTATTTTACTCAGGAAATTTCGTATTCCGGCCTTGATCGGACTCATTATTTCGGGGGTGATTATTGGTCCGCATGGTATCAATATGATCAGCGAAAGTGTTACGGCAAAATCCGGATTTGTAGGCATGTTCGCCACATTCGGTTTGTTGTACATCATGTTTATGGCCGGTTTGGAACTCGATATGCAGGAGTTTAAACGCTATCGGAACAAGTCCATTACGTTCGGTGCACTGACCTTTTTTATTCCCTTGTTACTCGGTTATCCCGTTTGCCGATACGCGCTCGGATTGAATGAAATGGCCAGTTTACTTACCGCGAGCATGTTTGCAACACATACACTGGTGGCTTATCCAATTGTGAGTAAATATGGAATTTCCAAGATGGAAGCGGTTGCCATTGCGATCGGAGGAACGATCCTCACTGATACGGCAGTTCTGATCATTCTGGCGGTCATTTCCGGTTCGGATAATGGTGTAATCAACGCAAACGTGCTGATTCACCTGGGAGTTACGCTCACCATTTTCAGTATTATCATGTTTTGGCTGGTGCCCATCATTGCGCGCTGGTTTTTCAGTAAACTCGAATCGGAAAAGAGCTCGCATTATATTTTTGTACTCGCCATCTTGTTTTTTGCAGCGTTCCTCGCCGAAGCAGCCGGAATAGAAGCCATTATCGGGGCGTTCGTTGCCGGATTGGTACTCAATAGGCTGATTCCGCATTCTTCCACACTGATGAACCGGATTGAGTTTATCGGTAACTCGTTGTTCATTCCGTTTTTCCTGATTGCCATCGGGATGGTGGTGAACGTAAAGGCTTTGTACACCGATCCGTGGGCTTGGGCAGTGGCCGGAATTTTGACAGCTTTTGCCATTTTCAGTAAGTTTCTTGCGGCTTGGTTCACACAGTTGCTGTTCCGCATGAAAGCGTCTGAACGCCAGGTGATTTTTGGATTGAGTACCGCACATGCCGCTGCAACTCTGGCCGTGATCAGGGTTGGATACGATATGCACCTGCTTTCGATTGATATTGTGAACGGAACGGTGATTTTGATTCTTATTACCAGCATGACCGCCTCGTTTGTGACAGAAAGCGCCGGAAAGCGCTTGCTGATCGACCAGGCCAAATCCGAACCGCTGGAAGGTCCGGCTTTGAGGAGTCAGCACTTAATGGTCGCGGCTAACGAACTCATTGGAAACGAACAATTACTTGACTTTTCGATCCTGATTACCGATAAAAAAGTGATCAATCCGATTTCGGTGGTTAGTGTACTCGATAATGACGGCGAAGCTGAAAAGCGGATTCGCCGGTCGCGCAAACACATGGACGATTTTATCCATCATTATTCCGGCGGGGAAATCTCGGTGCAGGCGATGGCCACAATCGATCATAACTTTTCGAGCGGTGTAGCCCGTGTTTCCAAAGAACTGGTTGCTGATATCGTTCTGATCAATGATAATTCAAGTTTAAACTTCCTGAAACGTTTGGTGGGTGACGACCGCGATCACTTGCTGGATGTCTGTGAGAAATCGGTGTTCTTCTGCCAGTTCAATCAGCCGTTTACGACGTATCGTACCATTGCGTTGATTTGCCCGCCGTTTGCCGAGTTGGAAACGAGTTTTAACCAATGGCTCGAGCGTGTTTTCCGCATTTCGAAAGAACTCAATTCCTCGATAGAAGTATATGCTACCCCGGATACGTACGATAAAATTGACGCTTATAAAACCTTCCGTAAATTCGGAGCTAAGCTGAAACACTTTATCATTGAAGATCCTGAAGAAACACTCCGATTGTTGGAGAATAAGCAGGAATATGCGCTCCTTGTAGCCGTTTTTTCCCGGAAAGGTTCAGTTTCGTCATTCCTCGGAATGGATTTATTGCCGCAGCGCATGGAACGCCAACTGGACAAAATGGACCGTATTTTCATTTATCCGGCGCAGCAGCCAATTGATTCGGCGTTTGGCTCGTATGACGATATCAATGCCGGACCGTTGACTGCGATCACCCGCTTATCAAAAGGAGTAGGGGATATTTTTCGGAAAACCGAAGAGGAAAAAACGGAAGCCACAGAAGAAACTGATCAAACAAAAAAATAAACTGATATAGCAATGAAAAATGCACCTTATTCCGTTGAAGAACGATTTGTTCGCTATGCGCAAATAGACACAACAGCCGATCCGAATGCCACAAGTTTTCCGTCTTCAGAAAAACAAAAGGATTTGTCGCGTTTGTTGGTAAAGGAACTGCTTGAATTGGGAATTACCGATGCCGAATGTGATCAGTGGGGATATGTGTATGCAACAGTTCCTGCTACGAGTGGTAAGGAAGGAATTCCAACCATTTGTTTTTGCTCACACATTGATACGGCGCCCGATTGTTCGGGAACTAACGTGAAACCAGTTGTTCACCGCAACTATGACGGAAGTCCGATTACATTGCCCGACGATTCGTCACAAGTGATTACAACAACAAAACATCCGTATCTGTCAGAAAAAATCGGGGATGATATCATTACAGCTTCCGGATTGACATTGCTTGGCGCCGATGATAAAGCCGGTGTGGCGATTATCATGGATCTGGCCGCACATTTAATGGCGAACAAAGAAATTCCGCATGGAAAGATCCGTATTTTGTTTACGCCTGACGAAGAAGTAGGAAGAGGTGTGGAGCAAATTGACATGGAAAAACTGAACGCCGATTACGGTTATACGCTCGATAGCGGTGAATTGGGAGCCATCGAAGACGAATCATTTTCGGCAGATGCGATGAGTTTCCACATTACGGGAGTTAGCTCGCATCCGGGTTACGCGAAAGGAAAAATGGTACACGCGGCGAAAGTTGCGAGCGCATTTGTCAGTGCATTACCACTCAACGAATGGTGTCCGGAAGCAACTTCAGACCGTGAAGGATTTGTACATCCGACCTCCATTTCCGGCGGATTGGAAGAAGCAACCGTTTCGTTTATTGTACGGGACCACGTGACGGCCAAGCTGGCAGAACACGAAGCGCGTTTGACCGAGATCATGGAAAGCGTAATCGCCCGGTTCCCTGGAGCTGTGTACACATCGAAAGTCACGGAACAGTACCGAAACATGAAAGAAATCATTAAAGATGTGCCGTTTGTGACCGATTTTGCCATCGAAGCAATGAATCGCGCCGGAATTACGCCACGTCCAACGATTATTCGCGGTGGAACTGACGGTTCACGCTTGTCATTCATGGGCTTACCTTGTCCGAATTTATTCACCGGTGAAATGGGCATTCATTCACGCCAGGAATACGTTTCCATCCAGGACATGCAAAAGGCGGTTGATACGCTGATTGAGCTGGTGCAGATTTGGGAAAACCACAACTAGGAATTTAAAATGTAAAATTTAAAATTGAAAAGGCGACTGACGGAAATCTGCTCTGCGGTCTTTTCAATTTTACATTCTCAATTTTCAATTAAAAAGCATGAAAGATCTACGTTCACAATTTTTACTGAACCCTGAAATCACGTTTTTGAATTTCGGTTCGTTTGGTGCTTGTCCGAAGCCGGTTTTTGAGGAATATCAGCGTTTTCAATTGGAGATGGAGCGCGATCCGGTACAATTCATTACCGTAAAAGGTCTTGAGTATATTCGCGAATCACGCGAGGCACTGGCCAATTATATCGGTTGCGAAGCGGATGATGTGGTGTATACGCCCAATCCGACATTTGCAGTGAATATCGTTGCTAAAAACCTGAATTTACAGCCCGGGGATGAAGTGCTTTCAACCGATTTGGAATATGGAGCTTTGGATAGAACCTGGGCATTTTATTGTGCGGAAAAAGGAGCGAAGTACGTTCGCCAGCACATTTCGTTGCCGTTGGTATCGAAAGAGCAGTTCCTGGTCGATTTCTGGAAAGGATATTCCGATAAAACCAAAGCTATTTTTATCAGCCAGATTACCAGCACAACAGGATTGATTTTCCCTGTAAAAGAAATTTGCACCGAAGCCAAAAAACGTGGATTGCTGACTATTGTAGACGGTGCACATATTCCCGGACATATTCCGCTTGACCTCAGAGAACTGGAAGCCGATATTTACACCGGCGCCTGCCATAAATGGATGATGACACCGAAAGGTTCATCGTTTTTGTACGTCAAAAAAGAATTCCAGGAATGGATGGACCCGTTGGTGGTGAGTTGGGGCTACAATGCAGCTTTTCCTTCGTCATCGCAGTTTTTAGATTATCATCAATTCAACGGAACACGTGATTTTTCCGCTTATCTGACCATTCCGAAAGCCATTGAATTTATGAAAGAATACGATTGGTGGTCGGTAGCAGCAGCTTGCAGAAAATTGACACAATCCAACTATCAGCGTTTTTGTGACCTGATGGAATCGGCTCCTTTAGCACCAATCACGGATGAATTTATAGGTCAACTTGGAAGTATTCCCATTCGTACAAAAGATCCCATTGCGTTGAAACACACGTTATTTCACGACTATCAGATTGAAATTCCGGTAATGCCGCACAACGACGCGGTTTATTTGAGGTACTCCATCAATGCATTCAATTCGCAGGCGGATTTGGATAAATTGTATGACGTACTTGCGAAGCTGAAAGCTGAGAATAAATTACTTTATTAAAAGAGAACTAGAAACTGTGGAACTAGGAAGCTGGGATTACTAGTTCCCTAACTCCCTTCAATCTAGCTCCCAGCCCTACTGGGCTTTAAAAGTAAATGTCGCTAACTCCAACACTTCTTTTTCCACATCCAACCGCCGTGTGATGGATTTCATCCGTTGTGATTTTCGTCCGTAATTGGTGAACATTTGTACTTGTACAGTTGCAATCCCCATCACTGTTTGGGCACTTGAACCGTAATAATGACATTCGATTTTGTAATTGCCCGGAATGGCTTTTTTGATTAGAAATTCCTCGGGGCCATAACCGCCGGTGAAATCGTTTGAAATCCGTCCGCCGGCTGCTGTCAGCTTATTACTGTAATAACATTTTTCACCGCGCGGATCGGTTACCCACAGATCAATGTCGCAATTATCGGCATCCCATGTGATCAATACGCGCATATCGACCGGCATGTGGGCAATCAATCGTTTATCAATGTTGGTGATGTTGAGCGCTTGGGTGGAATTAGCCATGATCGTGTTCATTTCATAAGCAACCAGTGATTCAACTTCGCTGAATCGTCCGTCCCAATCATGTGTGACAACATAATACAATTCATCGATTGCTTTCTGATCTTCGTGATTCATGTGAAAGGCCAATCCCAGGTCGCGGTACGACTGCGGTTCTTCTTCCTTCATTTTTTTTACTTCCTGAAACACTGAAATTGCGAGTTTGTAATAACCCAGTTGTTCCAAACGGTGTCCGAGAATGCGCAATAATTGCACATTTTCCAATTCCATTTCAGCAATATTCGATAAGATGCGCAAGGCTGTTTTTGGTTCCTTGTTTTTGATGAAAAAATCAGCAACGTCTA
Encoded proteins:
- the pepT gene encoding peptidase T, whose translation is MKNAPYSVEERFVRYAQIDTTADPNATSFPSSEKQKDLSRLLVKELLELGITDAECDQWGYVYATVPATSGKEGIPTICFCSHIDTAPDCSGTNVKPVVHRNYDGSPITLPDDSSQVITTTKHPYLSEKIGDDIITASGLTLLGADDKAGVAIIMDLAAHLMANKEIPHGKIRILFTPDEEVGRGVEQIDMEKLNADYGYTLDSGELGAIEDESFSADAMSFHITGVSSHPGYAKGKMVHAAKVASAFVSALPLNEWCPEATSDREGFVHPTSISGGLEEATVSFIVRDHVTAKLAEHEARLTEIMESVIARFPGAVYTSKVTEQYRNMKEIIKDVPFVTDFAIEAMNRAGITPRPTIIRGGTDGSRLSFMGLPCPNLFTGEMGIHSRQEYVSIQDMQKAVDTLIELVQIWENHN
- a CDS encoding aminotransferase; translation: MKDLRSQFLLNPEITFLNFGSFGACPKPVFEEYQRFQLEMERDPVQFITVKGLEYIRESREALANYIGCEADDVVYTPNPTFAVNIVAKNLNLQPGDEVLSTDLEYGALDRTWAFYCAEKGAKYVRQHISLPLVSKEQFLVDFWKGYSDKTKAIFISQITSTTGLIFPVKEICTEAKKRGLLTIVDGAHIPGHIPLDLRELEADIYTGACHKWMMTPKGSSFLYVKKEFQEWMDPLVVSWGYNAAFPSSSQFLDYHQFNGTRDFSAYLTIPKAIEFMKEYDWWSVAAACRKLTQSNYQRFCDLMESAPLAPITDEFIGQLGSIPIRTKDPIALKHTLFHDYQIEIPVMPHNDAVYLRYSINAFNSQADLDKLYDVLAKLKAENKLLY
- a CDS encoding sodium:proton antiporter, whose translation is MNGLMDQFWQEFLDLVKEFKFPLENPILTFSILLLIILVSPILLRKFRIPALIGLIISGVIIGPHGINMISESVTAKSGFVGMFATFGLLYIMFMAGLELDMQEFKRYRNKSITFGALTFFIPLLLGYPVCRYALGLNEMASLLTASMFATHTLVAYPIVSKYGISKMEAVAIAIGGTILTDTAVLIILAVISGSDNGVINANVLIHLGVTLTIFSIIMFWLVPIIARWFFSKLESEKSSHYIFVLAILFFAAFLAEAAGIEAIIGAFVAGLVLNRLIPHSSTLMNRIEFIGNSLFIPFFLIAIGMVVNVKALYTDPWAWAVAGILTAFAIFSKFLAAWFTQLLFRMKASERQVIFGLSTAHAAATLAVIRVGYDMHLLSIDIVNGTVILILITSMTASFVTESAGKRLLIDQAKSEPLEGPALRSQHLMVAANELIGNEQLLDFSILITDKKVINPISVVSVLDNDGEAEKRIRRSRKHMDDFIHHYSGGEISVQAMATIDHNFSSGVARVSKELVADIVLINDNSSLNFLKRLVGDDRDHLLDVCEKSVFFCQFNQPFTTYRTIALICPPFAELETSFNQWLERVFRISKELNSSIEVYATPDTYDKIDAYKTFRKFGAKLKHFIIEDPEETLRLLENKQEYALLVAVFSRKGSVSSFLGMDLLPQRMERQLDKMDRIFIYPAQQPIDSAFGSYDDINAGPLTAITRLSKGVGDIFRKTEEEKTEATEETDQTKK